From the genome of Streptacidiphilus rugosus AM-16, one region includes:
- a CDS encoding cache domain-containing protein, translating into MAATGVSSGPRTDEVAVASVAHAIGGLLESVFAAVERTRRSVTALLDAVPEPTTGQLARLQPALRAELGGLVVGVGFVAAPGLLADVPAWLEWWQLRADARVQPLLLDLDPATSAYSDYTHWDWYALPRDTGQRAISGPYVDYLCTDEYSLTLAAPVHGPDGSFAGVAAADVYLRHFESVAVPALRALARPAFLVNPRGRVVASTTAARLPGDLARALDPAATHACGTIPLRLVTA; encoded by the coding sequence ACGAGGTCGCCGTGGCCTCGGTCGCGCACGCGATCGGCGGGCTGCTGGAGAGCGTCTTCGCGGCGGTCGAGCGGACCCGCCGCTCGGTCACGGCGCTGCTGGACGCCGTTCCCGAGCCGACGACCGGGCAGCTGGCCCGCCTGCAGCCGGCCCTGCGGGCGGAGCTGGGCGGACTGGTGGTGGGCGTGGGCTTCGTGGCCGCGCCTGGCCTGCTGGCGGACGTGCCGGCCTGGCTGGAGTGGTGGCAGCTGCGGGCCGACGCGCGGGTCCAGCCCCTGCTGCTGGACCTCGACCCGGCGACCTCGGCGTACAGCGACTACACCCACTGGGACTGGTACGCCCTGCCCCGTGACACCGGGCAGCGGGCGATCTCCGGCCCCTACGTGGACTACCTGTGCACGGACGAGTACAGCCTGACGCTGGCCGCGCCGGTTCACGGCCCTGACGGATCGTTCGCGGGCGTCGCGGCGGCCGACGTCTACCTGCGGCACTTCGAATCCGTCGCCGTCCCCGCGCTGCGCGCGCTGGCGCGCCCGGCCTTCCTGGTCAATCCCCGTGGCCGCGTCGTCGCCTCCACCACCGCCGCCCGCCTCCCCGGCGACCTCGCCCGCGCCCTCGACCCCGCCGCGACCCACGCCTGCGGCACGATCCCGCTGCGGCTGGTCACCGCGTAG
- a CDS encoding dihydrofolate reductase family protein yields the protein MRKIVVYTLLSLDGVAESPDEFFADWDGAMDANLAAVIETQDAVVLGRRSYDEWARFWPESKIEPFATFINGVTKYVATSTPLDGGWDHATAIDGDLVGFVRELKQQPGGDIGVHASITVAQALLAADVVDELRLVTAPRIAARGRRLLDGLPPIRLEVIHSETSPTGYLLVDYRVVH from the coding sequence GTGCGAAAGATCGTTGTCTACACCCTGCTCTCCCTCGACGGGGTCGCCGAGAGCCCGGACGAGTTCTTCGCGGACTGGGACGGCGCGATGGACGCCAACCTCGCCGCTGTGATCGAGACCCAGGACGCGGTGGTTCTCGGCCGTCGCAGCTACGACGAGTGGGCCCGGTTCTGGCCGGAGAGCAAGATCGAGCCGTTCGCGACGTTCATCAACGGGGTCACGAAGTACGTCGCCACGTCGACGCCCCTCGACGGGGGCTGGGACCACGCGACGGCGATCGACGGGGACCTGGTCGGCTTCGTCCGTGAGCTGAAGCAGCAGCCGGGCGGCGACATCGGCGTCCACGCGAGCATCACGGTGGCACAGGCCCTGCTCGCGGCCGACGTCGTCGACGAACTCCGGCTCGTCACGGCACCGCGGATCGCCGCCCGCGGCCGCCGCCTCCTCGACGGCCTGCCGCCGATCCGCCTCGAGGTGATCCACAGCGAGACGTCCCCGACCGGCTACCTGCTCGTCGACTACCGCGTCGTCCACTAG